A window from Cinclus cinclus chromosome 4, bCinCin1.1, whole genome shotgun sequence encodes these proteins:
- the LOC134043039 gene encoding hyaluronidase PH-20-like encodes METVRQMQSFGICVTCTYPVASGVVFATLLVSCCSTLNIRARPLVSNSPFLSIWNAPTELCTERTGVQLDMNFFPLIGSTLKTSIGQNITLFYPDRLGYYPYKNEVTGEAFNGGLPQLSLLENHLKKAKEDIQFYIPADEQPGLAVIDWENWRPVWIRNWGSKDIYRQESIELVQQRDLSLSEAEARTIAKMEFEFAAKSFMLETLKLGIEMKPNRLWGYYLYPDCYNYDYKQNPHNYTGTCLDIEIERNNELNWLWEKSTALYPSIYLETALKSSRNAQLFVRNRVQEAIRTSYVSNSSNPLPVFVYTRPVFTDVYEEYLSEDDLVNTIGESAALGASGIVIWGDMNLTQNKNTCRTLDNYLRRTLTPYLINVTMAARICSQVLCQDSGACARKKWNSSDYLHLNPENIAIQMTKDGKYTLQGQPSYKDLQTFIEKFDCHCYAGQSCEPTADINDIHYIHACISEDICIQISSNSLSNIEASEEKILSNRTAFSFTSESKVTLSTHPEIDFQSTSGNNILNITTAEYNTVTAASSYDLEENDTRTFSSSSSCKIRLFNLFHLILLLRTLIQITYESENILFPDYI; translated from the exons ATGGAAACTGTAAGACAAATGCAAAGTTTTGGCATCTGTGTTACCTGTACGTATCCTGTAGCATCTGGTGTGGTGTTTGCCACTCTTTTAGTTTCTTGCTGCTCAACTCTGAACATAAGAGCTCGTCCACTTGTTTCTAATTCACCTTTCCTTTCTATCTGGAATGCTCCCACAGAACTTTGTACTGAAAGGACTGGAGTGCAGCTGGacatgaatttttttcctctaattgGGAGTACACTAAAGACATCCATTGGGCAAAACATCACTCTCTTCTATCCAGACAGGCTTGGCTACTACCCTTACAAAAATGAAGTCACAGGAGAGGCATTCAATGGAGGACTCCCTCAACTATCGCTGCTGGagaatcatttaaaaaaagccaaagaggACATCCAATTCTACATTCCTGCAGATGAACAGCCTGGATTGGCTGTCATTGACTGGGAAAACTGGAGACCTGTGTGGATAAGGAACTGGGGATCAAAAGATATTTATAGACAGGAATCCATTGAGCTAGTTCAGCAGAGAGACCTCAGTCTATCAGAAGCTGAAGCCAGAACTATAGCTAAAATGGAATTTGAATTTGCAGCAAAATCATTTATGTTGGAAACTTTGAAGCTGGGCATAGAAATGAAACCAAATCGTCTGTGGGGATATTACCTTTATCCAGACTGTTATAACTATGAttacaaacaaaacccacacaatTATACAGGAACCTGTTTAGATAttgaaatagaaagaaataatgAGCTTAACTGGCTGTGGGAGAAAAGCACAGCACTttatccatctatctatctagaGACAGCATTAAAATCCTCCAGAAATGCTCAACTCTTTGTTCGtaacagagttcaagaagccATTAGAACTTCCTATGTCTCTAACTCTAGTAATCCCCTTCCAGTTTTTGTATATACACGTCCAGTATTCACAGATGTCTATGAGGAATATCTCTCTGAG GATGACTTGGTAAACACCATCGGAGAATCTGCTGCACTGGGGGCTTCTGGAATTGTGATCTGGGGTGATATGAATTTAACACAAAATAAG AACACCTGTAGAACTCTGGACAACTACCTTCGGAGGACTTTGACCCCATACCTCATCAACGTCACAATGGCAGCCAGAATATGTAGCCAAGTGCTATGCCAAGACTCTGGTGCTTGTGCACGGAAAAAATGGAATTCCAGTGACTATCTTCACTTGAACCCTGAGAATATTGCAATTCAAATGACAAAGGATGGAAAATACACTTTACAAGGGCAACCATCATATAAGGATCTGCAAACATTCATAGAAAAATTTGATTGCCATTGTTatgcagggcagagctgtgaaCCTACAGCTGATATAAATGACATCCATTACATCCATGCTTGCATTTCAGAAGATATTTGCATTCAGATATCCTCAAATTCACTTTCTAACATAGAAGCCTCTGAAGAAAAGATCCTGTCTAACAGAACTGCATTTTCATTTACCTCTGAGAGTAAGGTGACATTATCTACACATCCTGAAATAGATTTCCAATCTACCTCTGGAAATAATATACTTAATATAACAACTGCAGAATATAACACTGTTACAGCTGCCAGTAGCTATGATTTAGAAGAAAATGATACTCGTACTTTCAGTAGTTCTTCATCCTGTAAGATAAGGTTGTTTAATCTGTTTCACCTAATTCTGCTTTTGAGAACCTTAATACAAATTACCTATGAAAGTGAGAATATCCTTTTCCCTGACTATATTTGA